The proteins below are encoded in one region of Mya arenaria isolate MELC-2E11 chromosome 15, ASM2691426v1:
- the LOC128219799 gene encoding deleted in malignant brain tumors 1 protein-like yields the protein MACFKINGKLLGFLVACLTVNIVTGWAWWESLVASGKLGCNIDSFLTNTSGNIGWIYQLYGPPVTCGTNIIVPHGRYICINPIRSTAMFSMSVFDTGIKNTSSVLIASLQDYSDGDTLGICSESNSMAIEFTVEGYLSASFFTQESASGSPPSCGGTFVERSGSLSSQNYSSSFNENQACLYIISVPGVLSVCLEIEYIHDVRLVLEVTEIERSHSSRDSAGTKVTRISIRKKGTWCSQNNKLVVYQMNRSYSKRAGFRATYSSLLREEAPNEWEDLVKSGRLGCQDGQLLTNTSGRIRPIYAPFGPETTCMKYIVVPYGRYICIQPLGSSVIYNMSVFDVGNNQSSVLIASLQDIDSEAVGDPLGICSETNTMAIKFSVQGYLSVFYFTQETATRSQPSCGGTFVERNGTFTSLNYPMSYNENQVCVYNISVPGARSLCLDIEHLDIGDMDTLLLHVTHLRGTWKCADSSRTYETSEYILTSGLQCFETNQMTVYLLSQSNSEPHHGFRATYRSSVETLFKFCISDDGVKA from the exons ATggcttgttttaaaataaatggaaagtTACTTGGTTTTCTTGTTGCGTGTTTGACCGTGAACATTGTGACAg GCTGGGCCTGGTGGGAATCTCTTGTCG CTAGTGGAAAACTCGGTTGTAATATCGACTCGTTCCTGACGAATACTTCCGGAAATATAGGGTGGATTTATCAGCTGTACGGACCGCCGGTGACGTGCGGCACGAACATTATCGTACCACACGGTCGATATATATGCATAAATCCAATACGTTCAACCGCCATGTTTAGTATGAGCGTATTTGACACCGGGATAAAAAACACGTCGTCCGTCTTGATAGCAAG TTTACAAGACTATTCTGATGGCGATACACTTGGGATCTGCTCGGAATCCAACTCAATGGCGATAGAGTTCACTGTTGAAGGCTATCTGTCTGCATCTTTCTTCACCCAGGAATCAG CTTCGGGTAGTCCGCCAAGCTGTGGGGGGACATTCGTCGAACGTAGTGGGAGTCTCAGTTCTCAAAACTATTCGTCGTCCTTCAACGAAAACCAGGCTTGCTTGTACATCATTTCCGTTCCCGGTGTGCTCTCAGTGTGTCTTGAAATAGAGTACATACACGATGTTAGGCTCGTTTTAGAAGTGACCGAAATTGAGCGATCTCACTCAAGCAGGGACTCGGCTGGAACTAAAGTGACAAG aATTAGCATCCGCAAGAAAGGCACATGGTGTTCCCAAAACAACAAGTTGGTAGTGTACCAAATGAACAGATCATATTCTAAACGAGCAGGATTTCGGGCAACTTACAGTTCATTACTTCG CGAGGAGGCACCTAATGAATGGGAAGATCTTGTCA aaaGTGGACGACTCGGCTGTCAGGACGGACAGTTGTTGACAAACACTTCCGGAAGGATAAGGCCGATATATGCGCCGTTCGGACCTGAAACGACGTGCATGAAATACATAGTAGTCCCATATGGGCGATACATATGCATACAGCCATTGGGTTCAtcagttatatataatatgagCGTATTTGATGTCGGAAATAACCAGTCGTCTGTCTTGATTGCAAG TTTACAAGATATCGATTCCGAAGCGGTAGGTGACCCACTTGGAATCTGCTCGGAAACCAACACGATGGCCATAAAGTTCTCTGTGCAAGGCTATTTGTCTGTCTTTTATTTCACCCAGGAAACAG CTACACGTAGTCAGCCAAGCTGTGGGGGGACATTTGTTGAGCGTAATGGGACTTTCACGTCTCTAAACTATCCGATGTCCTACAACGAAAACCAGGTGTGCGTTTATAACATTTCCGTCCCCGGTGCGCGCTCACTTTGTCTGGATATAGAGCACTTGGATATTGGTGACATGGATACGCTCCTTTTACACGTGACTCATCTGAGGGGTACATGGAAGTGCGCGGACTCATCTAGAACGTACGAGACAAG TGAATACATCCTGACCAGTGGCTTACAATGTTTCGAGACTAACCAGATGACAGTCTATCTATTGTCACAATCCAATTCAGAACCACATCACGGATTTCGGGCAACGTACAGATCGTCCgttgaaacattgtttaaattttgtatatCTGATGATGGTGTAAAAGCCTAA